In Phocoena sinus isolate mPhoSin1 chromosome X, mPhoSin1.pri, whole genome shotgun sequence, a genomic segment contains:
- the LOC116747728 gene encoding LOW QUALITY PROTEIN: protein lin-28 homolog A-like (The sequence of the model RefSeq protein was modified relative to this genomic sequence to represent the inferred CDS: inserted 1 base in 1 codon): MLRALPPLLCWGRCSSLFSEPPLCLRTSLGPAAGRPGARGRGLSRLPWALVSNQQFAGGXPEEAQEDAARAAEESQLLHGAGICKWFNVRMGFGFLSMTARAGVTLDPPVDVFVHQSKLHMEGFRSLKEGEAVEFTFKKSAKGLESIRVTGPSGVFCIGSERRPKGKNMQKRRSKGDRCYNCGGLDHHAKECKLPPQPKKWHFCQSINHMVALCPLKAQQAPSSQGKSAYFREEEEEIHSPAMLPEAQN, encoded by the exons gGGCCCTCCCACCGCTATTGTGCTGGGGAAGATGTAGCAGCCTCTTCTCCGAGCCACCCCTTTGCCTCCGAACTTCTCTGGGGCCAGCAGCCGGCCGACCTGGGGCCCGGGGCCGCGGGCTCAGCCGACTACCATGGGCTCTTGTGTCAAACCAGCAGTTTGCAGGTG GGCCGGAGGAGGCGCAGGAGGACGCAGCCCGGGCGGCCGAGGAGTCGCAGCTGCTGCACGGAGCCGGCATCTGTAAGTGGTTCAACGTGCGCATGGGATTCGGCTTCCTGTCTATGACTGCCCGTGCCGGGGTCACACTCGACCCCCCGGTGGATGTCTTTGTGCACCAGAGTAAGCTGCACATGGAGGGCTTCCGGAGCCTGAAGGAGGGTGAGGCCGTAGAGTTCACCTTTAAGAAGTCCGCCAAGGGCCTGGAATCTATCCGAGTCACCGGCCCTAGTGGGGTGTTCTGTATTGGGAGTGAGAGGCGGCCCAAAGGGAAGAACATGCAGAAACGCAGATCAAAGGGAGACAGGTGCTACAACTGTGGAGGTCTAGACCATCATGCCAAGGAATGCAAACTGCCACCCCAGCCCAAGAAGTGGCACTTCTGCCAGAGCATCAACCATATGGTAGCCTTGTGTCCACTGAAGGCCCAGCAAGCTCCCAGCTCACAGGGAAAGTCAGCCTACTTtcgggaggaggaagaagagatccATAGCCCTGCCATGCTCCCAGAGGCCCAGAATTGA